One genomic segment of Nonomuraea coxensis DSM 45129 includes these proteins:
- the kdpB gene encoding potassium-transporting ATPase subunit KdpB: MSTPVLEKPAPKRNGRPAGLFDPEQLVRSLPGALRKLNPVELWRNPVMFVVEVGAAFTTVLAVLDPSFFAWALVAWLWLTVLFANLAEAMAEGRGKAQAATLRKAKTDTQARRLADPADPTRWEVIRAPELRQGDHVIVEAGETIPGDGDVVDGIASVDESAITGESAPVIRESGGDRSGVTGGTKVLSDRIIVKITQKPGESFVDRMIALVEGANRQKTPNEIALNILLAALTIIFLAATVTMQPLAIYSKLVNPGVPDSPALDANGVTGVVLVSLLVCLIPTTIGALLSAIGIAGMDRLVQRNVLAMSGRAVEAAGDVSTLLLDKTGTITLGNRQAAEFVPVRGVSAAELAEAAQVSSLADDTPEGRSIVVFAKDRFGLRERQAGELAHAEWVPFTAQTRMSGVNLDGREVRKGAATAVMKWVRDAGGHPTDEAGHLVDGISASGGTPLVVAERGRVLGVIHLKDVVKEGMRERFDEMRRMGIRTVMITGDNPLTAKAIADEAGVDDFLAEATPEDKLALIKREQEGGRLVAMTGDGTNDAPALAQSDVGVAMNTGTSAAKEAGNMVDLDSNPTKLIEIVEIGKQLLITRGALTTFSIANDIAKYFAIIPAVFAAVYPGLDALNIMRLSSPQSAILAAVVFNALVIVALIPLALRGVRYRPSSASKLLSRNLYVYGLGGVVAPFVGIKIIDLLVQFLPGMSR, encoded by the coding sequence ATGTCAACCCCCGTGCTGGAGAAACCGGCGCCGAAGCGGAACGGCCGGCCCGCCGGCCTGTTCGACCCGGAGCAACTGGTCCGCTCGCTGCCGGGCGCGCTGAGGAAGCTCAACCCGGTCGAGCTGTGGCGCAACCCGGTGATGTTCGTCGTGGAGGTCGGCGCGGCCTTCACCACCGTCCTCGCCGTGCTCGACCCGTCGTTCTTCGCCTGGGCGCTCGTGGCCTGGCTGTGGCTGACCGTCCTGTTCGCCAACCTGGCCGAGGCGATGGCCGAGGGCCGCGGCAAGGCCCAGGCGGCCACGCTGCGCAAGGCGAAGACGGACACCCAGGCCCGCCGGCTGGCGGACCCGGCCGACCCCACCCGCTGGGAGGTCATCCGCGCGCCCGAGCTGCGGCAGGGCGACCACGTGATCGTCGAGGCGGGGGAGACGATCCCCGGGGACGGCGATGTCGTGGACGGCATCGCCAGCGTGGACGAGTCGGCCATCACCGGCGAGTCCGCGCCCGTCATCCGCGAGTCCGGTGGCGACCGCTCCGGGGTCACGGGCGGCACGAAGGTGCTGTCCGACCGGATCATCGTGAAGATCACCCAGAAGCCGGGCGAGAGCTTCGTGGACCGGATGATCGCCTTGGTGGAGGGCGCGAACCGGCAGAAGACGCCGAACGAGATCGCGCTCAACATCCTGCTGGCCGCCCTGACGATCATCTTCCTGGCCGCCACCGTGACCATGCAGCCCCTCGCCATCTACTCCAAGCTCGTCAATCCCGGCGTGCCCGACTCGCCCGCCCTCGACGCGAACGGCGTCACCGGCGTGGTGCTGGTCTCGCTGCTGGTCTGCCTCATCCCCACCACGATCGGTGCGCTGCTGTCGGCCATCGGGATCGCCGGCATGGACCGCCTGGTTCAGCGCAACGTCCTCGCCATGTCGGGCCGGGCGGTGGAGGCCGCGGGCGACGTCTCGACGCTGCTGCTGGACAAGACCGGCACGATCACCCTGGGCAACCGGCAGGCCGCCGAGTTCGTCCCGGTCCGGGGCGTCAGCGCGGCCGAGCTGGCCGAGGCCGCGCAGGTGTCCAGCCTGGCCGACGACACCCCGGAGGGCCGCTCCATCGTCGTGTTCGCCAAGGACCGCTTCGGCCTGCGCGAGCGTCAGGCGGGGGAGCTGGCCCACGCCGAGTGGGTGCCGTTCACGGCGCAGACCCGCATGTCCGGGGTGAACCTGGACGGGCGCGAGGTCCGCAAGGGCGCCGCCACGGCCGTGATGAAGTGGGTGCGCGACGCCGGCGGCCACCCCACCGACGAGGCCGGCCACCTGGTGGACGGCATCTCCGCCTCCGGCGGCACGCCGCTGGTGGTCGCGGAGCGAGGCCGCGTCCTGGGCGTCATCCACCTGAAGGACGTGGTCAAGGAGGGCATGCGCGAACGGTTCGACGAGATGCGCAGGATGGGCATCAGAACCGTCATGATCACGGGCGACAACCCGCTGACCGCCAAGGCCATCGCCGACGAGGCCGGCGTGGACGACTTCCTGGCCGAGGCCACCCCCGAGGACAAGCTCGCCCTGATCAAGCGGGAGCAGGAGGGCGGCCGCCTGGTCGCGATGACCGGCGACGGCACCAACGACGCCCCGGCGCTCGCCCAGTCGGACGTCGGCGTGGCCATGAACACCGGCACCTCCGCCGCCAAGGAGGCCGGCAACATGGTCGACCTCGACTCCAACCCGACCAAGCTCATCGAGATCGTCGAGATCGGCAAGCAGCTCCTCATCACGCGGGGCGCGCTGACCACGTTCTCCATCGCCAACGACATCGCGAAGTACTTCGCGATCATCCCGGCCGTGTTCGCGGCCGTCTATCCGGGCCTCGACGCGCTGAACATCATGCGTCTGAGCAGCCCCCAGTCCGCCATCCTGGCCGCGGTGGTCTTCAACGCGCTGGTCATCGTCGCGCTGATCCCGCTCGCCCTGCGCGGCGTGCGCTACCGGCCGTCCAGCGCGTCCAAGCTGCTGTCCCGCAACCTGTACGTCTACGGCCTCGGCGGCGTCGTCGCCCCCTTCGTCGGCATCAAGATCATCGACCTGCTGGTCCAGTTCCTCCCGGGGATGTCTAGATGA
- the kdpA gene encoding potassium-transporting ATPase subunit KdpA, whose translation MSTTVAGMVFIASLIIALALVHVPLGDHMARVYSSTKDTRLERVIYRLLGVRPDAEQTWGVYARALLAFSAVSILVVYGIQRLQDRLPLSLGMEPVTGHIAWNTAVSFVTNTNWQSYSGESTMGHLTQMAALAVQNFVSAAVGMAVAVALVRGFARRRSDTIGNFWVDLVRGTLRVLLPIAFAGALVLVAGGLVQNLSGLREVTTLTGGVQSITGGPVASQEVIKELGTNGGGFYNVNSAHPFENAAAWTNWLEIFLILVIPFSLTRTFGRLVGQVRQGYAILAVMGVLALASVVLTNVFELSGGATVPQAAGAAMEGKEVRFGVSNSATFGASTTLTSTGAVNSFHDSYTPFGGMMTMVNMMLGEVAPGGVGAGLYGMLVLAVITVFVAGLMVGRTPEYLGKKIRAREIKLASLYFLVTPILVLVGTAFAMGSAERRASMLNTGPHGLSEVLYAFTSASNNNGSAFAGLTVNTPWYDVALGLCMAFGRFLPIILVLALAGSLAAQSPVPEGAGTLPTHRPQFVGMVVGVTVILVALTFLPALALGPIAEGLS comes from the coding sequence ATGAGCACGACCGTGGCAGGGATGGTCTTCATCGCCTCCCTGATCATCGCGCTGGCCCTGGTGCACGTCCCGCTCGGGGACCACATGGCCCGCGTCTACTCGAGCACCAAGGACACCCGGCTCGAACGGGTGATCTACCGGCTGCTCGGCGTCCGCCCGGACGCCGAGCAGACCTGGGGCGTGTACGCGCGCGCCCTGCTGGCCTTCTCGGCGGTCTCGATCCTGGTCGTGTACGGCATCCAGCGCCTCCAGGACCGGCTGCCGCTGAGCCTGGGCATGGAACCGGTCACCGGCCACATCGCCTGGAACACCGCGGTCAGCTTCGTCACCAACACCAACTGGCAGTCCTACTCCGGCGAGTCCACCATGGGCCACCTGACCCAGATGGCCGCCCTGGCGGTGCAGAACTTCGTCTCGGCGGCCGTCGGCATGGCGGTGGCGGTCGCCCTGGTCCGCGGGTTCGCCCGCCGCCGGTCCGACACCATCGGCAACTTCTGGGTGGACCTGGTCCGCGGCACGCTCCGCGTCCTGCTGCCGATCGCGTTCGCAGGCGCGCTGGTCCTGGTCGCCGGCGGGCTGGTCCAGAACCTGTCCGGCCTGCGCGAGGTGACCACGCTGACCGGCGGCGTCCAGTCGATCACCGGCGGCCCGGTCGCCTCCCAGGAGGTCATCAAGGAACTGGGCACGAACGGCGGCGGCTTCTACAACGTCAACTCCGCCCACCCCTTCGAGAACGCCGCCGCCTGGACGAACTGGCTGGAGATCTTCCTCATCCTGGTCATCCCGTTCTCGCTCACCCGCACCTTCGGCCGGCTGGTCGGCCAGGTCCGCCAGGGCTACGCGATCCTCGCCGTCATGGGCGTCCTGGCGCTGGCGAGCGTCGTGCTCACCAACGTGTTCGAGCTGTCCGGCGGCGCCACCGTGCCGCAGGCGGCCGGGGCGGCCATGGAGGGCAAGGAGGTCCGCTTCGGTGTCTCGAACTCGGCCACGTTCGGCGCGTCGACGACGCTCACGAGCACGGGAGCGGTGAACTCCTTCCACGACTCCTACACCCCGTTCGGCGGCATGATGACGATGGTCAACATGATGCTGGGCGAGGTCGCCCCCGGCGGGGTCGGCGCGGGCCTGTACGGCATGCTCGTCCTCGCCGTCATCACGGTGTTCGTGGCCGGGCTGATGGTCGGCCGCACCCCGGAGTACCTGGGCAAGAAGATCCGCGCCCGCGAGATCAAGCTCGCCTCGCTGTACTTCCTGGTCACCCCGATCCTGGTGCTGGTCGGCACTGCGTTCGCGATGGGCTCGGCCGAGCGGCGCGCGAGCATGCTGAACACCGGCCCGCACGGCCTGTCCGAGGTCCTGTACGCCTTCACCAGCGCCTCCAACAACAACGGCTCCGCCTTCGCCGGCCTCACCGTCAACACCCCCTGGTACGACGTGGCGCTCGGCCTGTGCATGGCCTTCGGCCGGTTCCTGCCGATCATCCTGGTGCTGGCCCTGGCCGGCTCGCTGGCCGCGCAGTCGCCCGTCCCCGAGGGGGCCGGCACGCTCCCGACGCACCGGCCGCAGTTCGTCGGCATGGTCGTCGGCGTGACGGTCATCCTGGTCGCCCTCACCTTCCTCCCCGCCCTGGCGCTCGGACCGATCGCAGAAGGACTGTCCTGA
- a CDS encoding response regulator: MRIVIAEDDPLLREGLALLLRAEALDVVATAPDAAGFLDAVAAHEPDVAIVDVRMPPTHTDEGIRAAVEARRTRPGLAVLVLSAYVEQAFATDLLVHGSARLGYLLKERVGRVQEFLTALHRVAGGGTAIDPEVVAQLLTRRRPDNRLDRLSPRERDVLALMAEGLGNTAIAERLVVTGGAVHKHIRSIFAKLDLQPADGTDRRVAAVLRYLEST, encoded by the coding sequence TTGCGGATCGTGATCGCGGAGGACGATCCCCTGCTGCGCGAGGGCCTGGCGCTGCTGCTGCGCGCCGAGGCGCTGGACGTCGTGGCCACCGCCCCCGACGCGGCCGGCTTCCTCGACGCCGTCGCCGCGCACGAGCCGGACGTCGCCATCGTGGACGTCCGCATGCCGCCCACCCACACCGACGAGGGCATCAGGGCGGCCGTCGAGGCCAGGCGGACCCGGCCCGGCCTGGCCGTGCTCGTCCTGTCGGCGTACGTCGAGCAGGCGTTCGCCACCGACCTGCTCGTCCACGGCAGCGCCCGCCTCGGCTACCTGCTCAAGGAGCGGGTCGGGCGGGTCCAGGAGTTCCTGACCGCGCTGCACCGGGTGGCCGGCGGCGGCACCGCCATCGACCCCGAGGTGGTCGCGCAGCTCCTCACCCGCAGGCGGCCCGACAACCGGCTCGACCGGCTCAGCCCGCGCGAACGCGACGTGCTCGCCCTGATGGCCGAAGGGCTCGGCAACACCGCCATCGCCGAGCGGCTCGTCGTCACCGGCGGAGCGGTGCACAAGCACATCAGGAGCATCTTCGCCAAGCTCGACCTGCAGCCCGCCGACGGGACCGACCGCCGGGTGGCCGCCGTGCTGCGCTACCTGGAGAGCACCTGA
- a CDS encoding response regulator, with the protein MSARAAIRVLIADDHPVVRDGIRAMLGTQDDLEVVGEAVSGADAVRLARDLRPDVTLMDLQMPELDGATAISGIRADDPGARVIVLTTYDTDSDISRAIDAGAIGYLLKDTPREQLFDAIRAAAQGESALSPSIATRVLSWARTDAPGTLSGREIEVLGAVAQGMSNKAIAAHLCISEATVKTHLLHVFAKLGVDDRTAAVTVAATRGIIRLGGWTDAAALSDDVYSRR; encoded by the coding sequence ATGAGCGCGCGGGCCGCGATCAGGGTCCTGATCGCCGACGACCATCCGGTGGTCCGTGACGGCATCAGGGCGATGCTCGGGACCCAGGACGACCTGGAGGTGGTCGGCGAGGCCGTCTCGGGCGCGGACGCGGTACGGCTGGCGCGCGACCTGCGGCCGGACGTCACGCTGATGGACCTGCAGATGCCCGAGCTGGACGGCGCGACGGCGATCAGCGGGATCCGCGCGGACGACCCCGGCGCCAGGGTGATCGTGCTGACCACCTATGACACCGACAGCGACATCTCCCGCGCCATCGACGCCGGGGCGATCGGCTACCTGCTCAAGGACACGCCCCGCGAGCAGCTGTTCGACGCGATCAGGGCGGCGGCCCAGGGGGAGAGCGCCCTGTCGCCGTCGATCGCGACCCGGGTGTTGTCGTGGGCCCGTACCGACGCGCCCGGCACGCTCAGCGGGCGGGAGATCGAGGTCCTCGGCGCGGTCGCCCAGGGGATGAGCAACAAGGCCATCGCCGCGCACCTGTGCATCAGCGAGGCCACGGTCAAGACCCACCTGCTGCACGTCTTCGCCAAGCTCGGCGTCGACGACCGTACCGCCGCCGTGACCGTCGCGGCCACCCGGGGGATCATCCGCCTCGGCGGCTGGACCGACGCCGCCGCCTTGTCAGACGACGTGTACTCCCGCAGGTAG
- a CDS encoding sensor histidine kinase — protein sequence MESWERTRRRWQHAFFGSWLVLTSAGPLTEVGQVLPVALVAGLAAWYAVWFVLRTPPAGEVPLPYVAGGALLCLGLFAIDRSFLVVCLCVLVPYCMDAVRIGLVAVLSCAGGWLWHSYHHGGSISWTEIAITVLIAVSAATSVGYFSSVARQSAERKELIDQLQAAQEARAAAERQAGVAAERQRLARDIHDSLTQGFASVVMLLEAAQERSPDDRHLAQALCTARENLVESRRVVRALRPGELDDGGLPEALRRLSGRLSDETGIDAHAVITGPLRPLDAQVQAELLRVAQEAVANARRHAGAGRVTLTLSYMEDLVVLDVHDDGDGFDPGRAAAGHGLLIMSERMAQLGGTLLVESAAGEGTTVVASLPVAAR from the coding sequence GTGGAGTCCTGGGAGCGGACCCGGCGCCGGTGGCAGCACGCCTTCTTCGGGTCGTGGCTGGTGCTGACCTCGGCCGGCCCGCTGACGGAGGTGGGCCAGGTCCTGCCGGTGGCGCTGGTGGCCGGGCTGGCCGCCTGGTACGCGGTGTGGTTCGTGCTGCGTACGCCTCCGGCCGGCGAGGTGCCCCTGCCGTACGTGGCCGGCGGCGCGCTGCTCTGCCTGGGGCTGTTCGCGATCGACCGGTCGTTCCTGGTGGTCTGCCTGTGCGTGCTGGTGCCGTACTGCATGGACGCCGTGCGCATCGGGCTGGTCGCGGTGCTGTCGTGCGCCGGGGGCTGGCTCTGGCACAGCTACCACCACGGCGGGTCGATCAGCTGGACCGAGATCGCCATCACCGTGCTGATCGCGGTCAGCGCGGCCACCTCGGTGGGCTACTTCTCCTCGGTGGCCCGGCAGAGCGCCGAGCGCAAGGAGCTGATCGACCAGTTGCAGGCCGCCCAGGAGGCGCGGGCGGCGGCCGAACGGCAGGCGGGCGTGGCCGCCGAGCGGCAGCGGCTGGCGCGCGACATCCACGACAGCCTGACGCAGGGGTTCGCCAGCGTGGTGATGCTGCTGGAGGCGGCGCAGGAGCGCTCGCCCGACGACCGGCACCTGGCCCAGGCGTTGTGCACGGCCAGGGAGAACCTCGTGGAGAGCCGGCGCGTGGTGCGGGCGCTGCGGCCGGGCGAGCTCGACGACGGCGGCCTGCCCGAGGCGCTGCGCCGGCTGTCGGGCCGGCTGTCCGACGAGACCGGCATCGACGCGCACGCCGTGATCACGGGGCCGCTGCGGCCCCTGGACGCGCAGGTCCAGGCGGAGCTGCTGCGGGTGGCGCAGGAGGCGGTCGCGAACGCCCGCAGGCACGCGGGCGCGGGGCGGGTGACGCTCACGCTGTCGTACATGGAGGACCTGGTCGTGCTGGACGTCCACGACGACGGCGACGGCTTCGATCCCGGGCGGGCCGCCGCCGGCCACGGCCTGCTGATCATGTCCGAGCGGATGGCGCAGCTCGGCGGCACGCTCCTCGTGGAGAGCGCGGCCGGGGAGGGCACGACGGTCGTGGCGAGCCTCCCGGTGGCGGCCCGATGA
- the lgt gene encoding prolipoprotein diacylglyceryl transferase, with protein sequence MTAIPSPSQGVWHLGPLPIRAYSLLMVLAIVVGAWVTRRRWAARGGERDAVVDLATWAVPFGLAGARIYHVATDWRQYFGPGGEPLRAFAIWEGGISIWGAVAGGALGAWLACRRRGIPLRDFADAVAPGIALGQAIARWGNWFNQELYGRPTDLPWALEIDPAHRPPGLASTATYHPAFLYESLWDLGVAGLVLWAERRFHLDRGRTFALYAAAYATGRAWIEWLRVDPAPLVLGLRLNVWTALLVLAAAVTYLTLTRRPPTAN encoded by the coding sequence GTGACAGCCATCCCCAGCCCGTCGCAGGGCGTCTGGCATCTCGGCCCGCTGCCGATCCGCGCGTACTCGCTGCTCATGGTGCTCGCCATCGTCGTCGGCGCCTGGGTCACCCGGCGCCGCTGGGCGGCCCGCGGCGGCGAACGCGACGCGGTCGTGGACCTCGCCACCTGGGCCGTGCCGTTCGGCCTGGCCGGCGCGCGCATCTACCACGTGGCCACCGACTGGCGGCAGTACTTCGGCCCCGGCGGCGAGCCTCTGCGCGCCTTCGCGATCTGGGAGGGCGGCATCAGCATCTGGGGCGCCGTCGCCGGGGGCGCGCTCGGCGCGTGGCTGGCCTGCCGCCGGCGCGGCATCCCGCTGCGCGACTTCGCCGACGCCGTCGCGCCGGGGATCGCGCTCGGGCAGGCCATCGCCCGCTGGGGCAACTGGTTCAACCAGGAGCTGTACGGCCGGCCGACCGACCTGCCCTGGGCGCTGGAGATCGACCCCGCCCACCGGCCGCCCGGCCTCGCGTCCACGGCGACGTACCATCCGGCCTTCCTCTACGAGTCGCTGTGGGACCTGGGCGTGGCCGGGCTCGTCCTCTGGGCCGAGCGCCGCTTCCACCTGGACCGCGGCCGGACCTTCGCGCTGTACGCCGCCGCCTACGCCACCGGCCGCGCCTGGATCGAATGGCTGCGCGTGGACCCCGCCCCCCTCGTCCTCGGCCTGCGCCTCAACGTCTGGACCGCCCTGCTGGTCCTCGCCGCCGCGGTCACGTACCTGACCCTCACCCGCCGCCCACCGACCGCGAACTGA
- a CDS encoding peptidoglycan-binding domain-containing protein, translated as MKLSSCAAALAAAVLLTSLSGVTGTAAAQRRAGAEALPSVNMEATVKAAQIDPRRPDNTLTPGAKAGVLLVEQALRDLRLLDARWVDGYFGSTTVAAYANYQKSLGLTGLDANGLPGRTSLTRLGAGRFTVTHVITPGPRVSEGGSVLNARTRSMLAEAERLLGRDVELDQGSYNAGGDPTSAGTHDGGGVVDLSVKGMNAATRTAVVRALRLVGFAAWLRSPAQGDWPWHVHAVAISDTDLSSQAQHQVGDYYLGFDGLAGRGRDDGPRTTIRTWEEYRRR; from the coding sequence ATGAAGCTGTCCTCATGCGCCGCCGCCCTCGCGGCCGCCGTCCTGCTCACGTCGCTCAGTGGGGTGACCGGGACGGCGGCGGCGCAGCGGCGGGCCGGCGCTGAGGCCCTCCCGAGCGTGAACATGGAAGCCACCGTCAAGGCGGCCCAGATCGACCCGCGGCGGCCCGACAACACGCTGACCCCGGGCGCCAAGGCCGGCGTGCTCCTCGTCGAGCAGGCGCTGCGCGACCTGCGTCTGCTCGACGCGAGGTGGGTGGACGGCTATTTCGGCTCCACGACGGTCGCCGCCTACGCGAACTACCAGAAGTCGCTCGGCCTCACCGGTCTCGACGCCAACGGCCTGCCGGGCAGGACGTCGCTCACCAGGCTCGGCGCCGGCCGGTTCACGGTCACCCACGTCATCACGCCGGGGCCGCGGGTGTCCGAGGGCGGTTCCGTGCTCAACGCCCGTACGCGGAGCATGCTGGCCGAGGCCGAGCGGCTGCTCGGGCGGGACGTCGAGCTGGATCAGGGCTCGTACAACGCCGGCGGCGACCCCACCTCCGCGGGCACCCATGACGGCGGCGGCGTCGTGGACCTCTCGGTGAAGGGGATGAACGCCGCCACCCGTACCGCGGTCGTCCGCGCGCTGCGGCTCGTCGGCTTCGCCGCGTGGCTGCGCAGCCCCGCACAGGGCGACTGGCCCTGGCACGTCCACGCCGTCGCCATCAGCGACACGGACCTGTCCAGCCAGGCCCAGCACCAGGTCGGCGACTACTACCTCGGCTTCGACGGGCTCGCCGGCCGCGGCCGGGACGACGGCCCGCGGACGACGATCCGCACCTGGGAGGAGTACCGGCGCCGCTGA
- a CDS encoding sensor histidine kinase, producing the protein MTTRETTGGGRPALGRAVRARARAALDGLEHLVGGMGTAALALIALAGLVAVALACLAGVGLLLAPAALRGLRAVADRERARLSRWGPQLVGPAPVPGRWRAALRQPAVRRELLWVLLHATSGLLLGLVGLTLLFSAVRDLLFPLYWWLLPQADAAGAGLGWETGNWPGAIAVAPLSLGWLALAVLLVPVMARLQAAPGRRLLAADPGTDLALRVAQLTATRAAALDAHAAELRRIERSLHDGTQNRLVAVTVLLGAARRALARDPATADEVLARAQDAAEQALAELRAVVRGILPPVLDERSLPDALTGLAAACAVPCEIDADLPGRCPASVEATAYFVVAEALTNIARHSEARHARVSVRRAGDRLRLLVTDDGRGGATESGGSGLSGIRRRTEAHDGVFALSSPPGGPTTLEVSLPCGS; encoded by the coding sequence GTGACGACTCGGGAGACCACGGGCGGCGGACGGCCGGCCCTCGGGCGGGCGGTGCGCGCCCGAGCCCGCGCCGCCCTGGACGGCCTCGAACACCTCGTCGGCGGCATGGGCACCGCCGCGCTCGCGCTCATCGCGCTGGCCGGGCTGGTCGCGGTCGCGCTCGCCTGCCTCGCCGGCGTCGGGCTGCTCCTGGCGCCGGCCGCGCTGCGCGGCCTGCGCGCGGTCGCCGACCGGGAGCGGGCCCGGCTGTCACGCTGGGGCCCGCAGCTCGTCGGCCCCGCCCCGGTGCCCGGCCGCTGGCGCGCGGCCCTCCGGCAGCCCGCCGTCCGCCGGGAGCTGCTGTGGGTGCTCCTCCACGCGACGTCCGGGCTGCTGCTCGGGCTGGTGGGGCTCACCCTGCTCTTCAGCGCGGTGCGTGACCTGCTGTTCCCGCTCTACTGGTGGCTGCTGCCGCAGGCCGACGCGGCCGGCGCGGGCCTCGGATGGGAGACCGGCAACTGGCCGGGCGCCATCGCGGTCGCCCCGCTCAGCCTGGGCTGGCTGGCGCTCGCCGTGCTGCTCGTCCCCGTCATGGCCCGCCTCCAGGCCGCGCCCGGACGGCGGCTGCTGGCCGCCGACCCCGGCACCGACCTGGCCCTGCGGGTCGCGCAGCTCACCGCCACCCGCGCGGCGGCCCTGGACGCCCACGCCGCCGAGCTGCGCAGGATCGAACGCTCCCTGCACGACGGCACCCAGAACCGGCTTGTCGCCGTCACCGTGCTGCTGGGCGCGGCCAGGCGCGCCCTGGCCCGCGACCCCGCCACCGCCGACGAGGTGCTCGCCCGCGCCCAGGACGCCGCCGAGCAGGCGCTGGCCGAGCTGCGCGCGGTCGTCCGCGGCATCCTGCCGCCCGTGCTGGACGAGCGCAGCCTGCCCGACGCGCTGACCGGCCTGGCCGCCGCCTGCGCCGTGCCCTGCGAGATCGACGCGGACCTGCCGGGCCGCTGCCCCGCCTCGGTCGAGGCCACCGCCTACTTCGTGGTGGCCGAGGCGCTGACCAACATCGCCCGCCACAGCGAGGCCCGCCACGCCAGGGTGAGCGTCCGGCGGGCCGGCGACCGGCTGCGCCTGCTCGTCACCGACGACGGGCGCGGCGGGGCCACGGAGTCCGGCGGGTCCGGGCTGAGCGGCATCCGACGGCGTACCGAAGCACATGACGGCGTGTTCGCGCTGTCCAGCCCGCCCGGCGGGCCGACCACACTGGAGGTGAGCCTGCCTTGCGGATCGTGA
- the kdpF gene encoding K(+)-transporting ATPase subunit F, producing the protein MSAVNAAGLVTAVALVIFMVAALLFPERF; encoded by the coding sequence GTGAGCGCCGTCAACGCCGCCGGTCTCGTGACCGCCGTGGCCCTGGTGATCTTCATGGTCGCCGCCCTGCTGTTCCCGGAGCGCTTCTGA
- a CDS encoding CPBP family intramembrane glutamic endopeptidase — protein sequence MPANSQTGLRGVIRRRPLISFFVLANLMSWVAWLPYILSANGTGVLDFEFPAVLGTSQLLGMLPGAYLGPIFSAYLVTRITDGKEGVRRWVGRMTKWRVSWVWYLVTAVGVPAAIIVTCLAMTDGQVVFPPAVVLVAYLPSLLLQMVTTGLAEEPGWRDFALARMQRRFGALGSSVILGPLWGLWHLPLFLSEWGGYPDVSLLRIAEFVAFCCTFNVVVTWVFNRTGQSLPLIMLLHVSVNNFMSVAFAEMFPMLATPELASRVTLLAGTTGAVLVLIATRGRLGYRAPAEPAPATAADPEALPAR from the coding sequence ATGCCAGCCAACAGCCAGACCGGGCTCCGGGGCGTCATCCGGCGCCGCCCGCTGATCAGCTTCTTCGTCCTCGCCAATCTCATGAGCTGGGTCGCCTGGCTCCCTTACATCCTGTCGGCGAACGGCACCGGGGTCCTGGACTTCGAGTTCCCCGCCGTGCTCGGCACCTCGCAGTTGCTCGGCATGCTCCCCGGCGCCTATCTCGGCCCGATCTTCTCCGCGTACCTCGTGACCAGGATCACGGACGGCAAGGAGGGCGTCCGCCGGTGGGTCGGGCGGATGACGAAGTGGCGGGTGAGCTGGGTCTGGTACCTGGTGACGGCGGTCGGCGTCCCCGCCGCCATCATCGTCACCTGCCTCGCGATGACCGACGGGCAGGTCGTCTTCCCGCCCGCCGTCGTGCTGGTGGCCTACCTCCCCAGCCTGCTGCTCCAGATGGTGACCACCGGGCTGGCGGAGGAGCCGGGCTGGCGGGACTTCGCCCTGGCGCGCATGCAGCGCAGGTTCGGCGCGCTGGGCTCCAGCGTCATCCTCGGCCCGCTGTGGGGCCTGTGGCACCTGCCGCTGTTCCTGTCCGAGTGGGGCGGGTACCCGGACGTCAGCCTGCTGCGGATCGCCGAGTTCGTGGCCTTCTGCTGCACCTTCAACGTGGTCGTCACCTGGGTCTTCAACCGGACCGGGCAGAGCCTGCCGCTGATCATGCTGCTGCACGTCAGCGTCAACAACTTCATGTCGGTCGCGTTCGCGGAGATGTTCCCGATGCTGGCCACGCCCGAGCTGGCGTCCCGGGTCACTCTTCTCGCGGGCACCACGGGAGCCGTGCTGGTGCTCATCGCGACCCGTGGCCGCCTGGGCTACCGTGCGCCCGCGGAGCCCGCCCCGGCGACGGCGGCGGACCCCGAAGCCCTGCCCGCCCGCTGA